A genomic segment from Streptomyces sp. NBC_00459 encodes:
- a CDS encoding Cys-Gln thioester bond-forming surface protein: MFSSFSALSWRGRAAAARLAAATMVSGLAVTGALVTAGTAVADATPQQQGGATATIGGLKTYGAAVVHGDDGDEQVSAGLFEMSVDNGGMLQTYCVDLHNPTQKDAKYQETSWSGTSLGGNKDAGRIRWILQNSYPQVNDLAALAARAGAAGLTEQDAAAGTQVAIWRYSDGADVDAVDPRAEKLADYLEKSAQNLAEPDASLTLDPPAVSGHPGERLGPVTVHTDADSVTVIPPADAATSGVRVVDQDGEAVTSAVDGGQVFFEVPEDALDGSAALSVQASTSVPVGRAFTSDSRSQTQILAGSSESTVSATATANWAVTGAVPALSARKNCAENGVDITATNKGDEAFTFQLMGFEHTIKAGESRTVTIPLQEDQPYDFTILGPNGFEQRFAGVLDCETQGSAGGDEVQTLSEPSPALAGGTPAAGVNLAETGSSSATPMIAGVAILLLVIGGGVVLLVGKKEPRRADARK; this comes from the coding sequence GTGTTTTCTTCGTTCTCCGCGCTGTCCTGGCGCGGGCGAGCGGCGGCGGCCCGGCTCGCCGCCGCGACGATGGTGTCCGGTCTCGCCGTCACCGGCGCGCTGGTCACCGCCGGTACGGCCGTCGCGGACGCGACTCCGCAGCAGCAGGGCGGGGCGACCGCCACCATAGGCGGGCTGAAGACGTACGGCGCGGCCGTCGTCCATGGGGACGACGGGGACGAGCAGGTGTCCGCGGGTCTGTTCGAGATGTCCGTCGACAACGGCGGCATGCTGCAGACGTACTGCGTCGACCTCCACAACCCGACGCAGAAGGACGCCAAGTACCAGGAGACCTCCTGGAGCGGCACCTCCCTGGGCGGCAACAAGGACGCCGGCCGGATCCGCTGGATCCTGCAGAACTCCTATCCGCAGGTGAACGACCTCGCGGCGCTGGCGGCCCGGGCGGGGGCGGCCGGCCTCACCGAGCAGGACGCGGCGGCCGGCACCCAGGTGGCCATCTGGCGCTACTCGGACGGCGCGGACGTGGACGCCGTGGACCCGCGGGCAGAGAAGCTCGCGGACTACCTGGAGAAGAGCGCGCAGAACCTCGCAGAGCCCGACGCTTCACTCACCCTCGACCCGCCCGCGGTCTCCGGCCACCCCGGTGAGCGGCTCGGGCCGGTCACGGTGCACACGGACGCGGACAGCGTCACGGTGATACCGCCCGCCGACGCGGCGACGAGCGGGGTGCGGGTCGTCGACCAGGACGGCGAGGCCGTCACGTCCGCGGTCGACGGCGGCCAGGTGTTCTTCGAGGTGCCCGAGGACGCGCTGGACGGTTCGGCCGCGCTGAGCGTCCAGGCCTCGACCAGCGTGCCGGTCGGCCGCGCCTTCACCTCCGACAGCAGAAGCCAGACCCAGATCCTCGCCGGCTCCAGCGAGTCCACGGTCTCCGCGACGGCGACCGCGAACTGGGCGGTCACGGGCGCCGTCCCCGCACTGTCGGCGCGGAAGAACTGCGCCGAGAACGGCGTGGACATCACGGCCACCAACAAGGGCGACGAGGCGTTCACCTTCCAGTTGATGGGCTTCGAACACACCATCAAGGCCGGGGAGTCGAGGACGGTCACGATTCCCTTGCAGGAGGACCAGCCGTACGACTTCACGATTCTGGGGCCGAACGGCTTCGAGCAGCGGTTCGCGGGTGTCCTCGACTGCGAGACCCAGGGCAGTGCGGGCGGCGACGAGGTCCAGACCCTCAGCGAGCCCAGCCCGGCCCTGGCGGGCGGCACCCCCGCCGCCGGCGTCAATCTGGCCGAGACCGGCAGTTCCAGCGCGACGCCGATGATCGCGGGCGTAGCGATCCTCCTGCTGGTGATCGGCGGAGGCGTAGTGCTCCTCGTCGGCAAGAAGGAGCCGCGCAGGGCAGATGCTCGTAAGTGA
- a CDS encoding single-stranded DNA-binding protein — translation MNETMVCTVGNVATQPVYRDLASGASARFRLAVTSRYWDREKNAWTDGHTNFFTVWANRALATNVGASLSLGEPVIVQGRLKVRTEMRDGQSWTSAEIDAVAIGHDLARGTSAFRRSAGPVKGEAAAPPRPEPSWETPIADEGGVGAQQRREPAAVT, via the coding sequence GTGAACGAGACGATGGTGTGCACGGTGGGCAACGTGGCGACGCAGCCGGTGTACCGCGACCTGGCGTCGGGGGCGTCGGCGAGGTTCCGGCTCGCGGTGACCTCGCGCTACTGGGACCGCGAGAAGAACGCATGGACGGACGGGCACACCAATTTCTTCACGGTGTGGGCGAATCGAGCGCTCGCGACGAATGTCGGGGCATCGCTGTCGTTGGGTGAACCGGTCATCGTGCAGGGCCGGTTGAAGGTGCGCACGGAGATGCGGGACGGGCAGAGTTGGACGTCGGCGGAGATCGACGCCGTGGCGATCGGCCACGACCTCGCGCGGGGTACGTCGGCCTTCCGGCGCTCCGCCGGCCCGGTCAAGGGCGAGGCCGCGGCACCGCCCCGTCCCGAGCCCAGTTGGGAGACGCCGATCGCCGACGAGGGCGGCGTCGGGGCGCAACAGCGGCGGGAGCCCGCGGCGGTGACGTGA
- a CDS encoding YfjP family GTPase, with amino-acid sequence MTAVTDHDHHDASAENVPPGEGLSDGDRAEEKNENENEKDEKEKEKEEERDERTEGEEKGTAGEAPETDAPGKASSADVDIDAGAGADGPARVVGDADSGVPSTRKGTTKDTTKDTRTDLRTDPRTESESSGAWDDGLIARRVSETDPPARETVVETRVSSSVPQPVMPLAYDGPLRSRLDALRELVGLSRTRLDSRTLAEAGRVLDEAAARRRLSGQHTVVAIAGATGSGKSQLFNALAGVAISETGVRRPTTAMPIACSWSDGAATLIDRLGIPGRLRRRPLQSAEAEAQLRGLVLVDLPDHDSAAVQHREQVDRVLALVDAVIWVVDPEKYADAVLHERYLRPMAGHAEVMFVVLNQVDRLPGEAADQVLDDLRRLLDEDGIALGEYGEPGATVLALSALTGDGVGELREALGQFVGERGAAARRISADLDAAAWQLRPVYATGRRAGLSERARDEFSDRLADAVGATAAGQAAERVWLRNANRACGTPWLRLWRWCQDRRESSTGRFAVGEQPDEEATARQRVEQAVRTVAERASAGLPAPWALAVREAAVRGAQGLPEALDELATRAGTPSGRPPRPGWWPVAVLAQASMTILQIVGGLWLVAQIVGVMAPNLGVPVLLMSVGIVGGPGVEWSCRLAARGPARRYGLEAERRLREAAAGCGRARVLDPVAAELLRYREVREQYGRVTGARAVVG; translated from the coding sequence GTGACCGCCGTCACTGACCACGACCACCACGACGCCTCGGCCGAAAACGTGCCCCCAGGGGAGGGTCTTTCCGACGGCGACAGAGCCGAGGAGAAGAACGAGAACGAGAACGAGAAGGACGAGAAGGAGAAGGAGAAGGAGGAGGAGAGGGACGAGCGGACAGAGGGCGAGGAGAAGGGCACCGCAGGCGAGGCGCCCGAAACCGACGCTCCCGGGAAGGCCTCTTCCGCCGACGTCGACATCGATGCGGGTGCAGGTGCAGACGGCCCCGCGCGCGTGGTGGGCGACGCTGACTCCGGCGTCCCTTCCACCCGTAAGGGCACCACTAAAGACACCACCAAGGACACCCGTACCGACCTCCGTACAGACCCCCGTACGGAATCCGAGTCCTCCGGCGCCTGGGACGACGGTCTGATCGCGCGCCGTGTGTCCGAGACCGACCCTCCCGCGCGCGAGACGGTCGTCGAGACCCGGGTCTCCAGCAGCGTCCCGCAGCCCGTGATGCCCCTGGCGTACGACGGGCCGCTGCGCTCGCGGCTCGACGCGCTCCGTGAGCTCGTGGGGTTGTCCCGTACCCGGCTGGACAGCAGAACGCTCGCTGAGGCCGGCCGGGTCCTCGACGAGGCGGCGGCCCGGCGCAGGCTCTCCGGGCAGCACACCGTCGTCGCGATCGCGGGCGCCACCGGCAGCGGCAAGTCGCAGCTGTTCAACGCCCTCGCCGGGGTGGCCATTTCGGAGACCGGGGTACGCCGGCCGACCACCGCCATGCCCATCGCGTGCAGTTGGAGCGACGGCGCGGCGACCCTCATCGACCGGCTCGGTATTCCGGGACGGCTGCGCCGGCGCCCCTTGCAGAGCGCGGAGGCCGAGGCGCAGCTGCGCGGCCTGGTCCTGGTCGACCTGCCCGACCACGACTCGGCGGCCGTTCAGCACCGCGAACAGGTGGACCGCGTACTGGCACTGGTCGACGCGGTCATCTGGGTCGTCGATCCGGAGAAGTACGCGGACGCCGTCCTCCACGAGCGCTATCTGCGGCCCATGGCCGGGCACGCGGAGGTCATGTTCGTCGTCCTCAACCAGGTGGACCGCCTCCCCGGGGAGGCCGCCGACCAGGTCCTCGACGACCTGCGGCGACTGCTCGACGAGGACGGCATCGCCCTGGGGGAGTACGGCGAACCGGGCGCCACCGTACTGGCGCTGTCCGCGCTCACCGGGGACGGCGTCGGCGAACTGCGCGAGGCGCTCGGGCAGTTCGTGGGCGAGCGCGGTGCCGCGGCACGCCGGATCTCGGCCGACCTGGACGCCGCCGCGTGGCAGTTGCGGCCCGTCTACGCCACCGGAAGGCGCGCCGGACTGAGCGAACGGGCCCGGGACGAGTTCTCCGACCGGCTCGCAGACGCGGTTGGCGCCACCGCCGCGGGCCAGGCCGCCGAGCGCGTCTGGCTGCGCAACGCCAACCGGGCCTGTGGCACCCCGTGGCTGCGGTTGTGGCGTTGGTGCCAGGACCGGCGCGAATCCTCCACCGGCCGCTTCGCCGTGGGCGAGCAACCGGACGAGGAGGCCACGGCCCGCCAGCGGGTCGAGCAGGCGGTGCGTACGGTCGCGGAGCGGGCGTCGGCCGGACTGCCCGCGCCGTGGGCGCTGGCGGTGCGTGAGGCGGCCGTACGGGGCGCCCAGGGCCTGCCCGAGGCGCTGGACGAGCTGGCGACACGCGCCGGGACGCCCTCGGGACGGCCGCCCCGGCCGGGCTGGTGGCCGGTCGCGGTGCTGGCTCAGGCATCCATGACGATCCTTCAGATCGTCGGCGGGCTGTGGCTGGTGGCCCAGATCGTCGGGGTCATGGCACCGAACCTGGGCGTCCCGGTGCTGCTGATGTCGGTGGGCATCGTCGGCGGTCCGGGCGTGGAGTGGAGCTGCCGACTGGCGGCGCGCGGACCGGCCCGCCGGTACGGCCTGGAGGCGGAACGGCGGCTGCGGGAAGCGGCGGCCGGCTGCGGCCGGGCCCGGGTACTGGATCCGGTGGCGGCGGAGCTCCTGCGGTACCGCGAGGTACGGGAGCAGTACGGGCGGGTCACGGGGGCTCGGGCGGTGGTGGGCTGA
- a CDS encoding dynamin family protein, whose product MVTLDVRPQLLDALSALRDRVAAARFPLPLPGAPRARANRDELLAQLDDYLVPRLREPEAPLLAVVGGSTGAGKSTLVNSLVGRRVSEAGVLRPTTRTPVLVCHPEDHHWFSGMRVLPDLTRVWVPPQEPGQDPGDDLLLPGEDGARVLRVETAESLPRGLALLDAPDVDSLIADNRVLAAELICAADIWIMVTTAARYADAVPWHLLRTAKDYQASLVTVLDRVPHQVVSEVSRQYGALLTKAGLGDVPRFTVPELPESAWGGGLLPATAVAPLRAWLAQQAQDPASRQQAMARTAYGVLDSLKSRMPELAGAAAAQYSAALRLTAAVDGAYDSEHARVRGRLQAGAVLAGDALKRWRAFPLDCSAGELLDALVESLCALLLCSVTAADERVDDSWRREPAADAPGLTGRDPSQESVEHRIGMAVRRWRRELEEYAEEELRDLDRSTATDVEVVAALVATALLGGRRARSAGEGLAERIGAHGALRLRDRGGRLLVEHLDRVMHTERERRLAPLDALDVHPEPQAELIAALSVLQKER is encoded by the coding sequence GTGGTGACCTTGGACGTACGGCCTCAGCTGCTCGACGCACTCTCCGCCCTGCGCGACCGTGTCGCTGCCGCACGCTTCCCGCTGCCCCTGCCCGGGGCTCCACGCGCGCGTGCCAACCGCGACGAACTGCTCGCGCAACTCGACGACTACTTGGTGCCCCGCCTGAGAGAACCTGAAGCGCCCTTGCTCGCCGTTGTGGGCGGGTCCACCGGGGCCGGCAAGTCGACCCTCGTCAACTCCCTTGTGGGGCGCCGGGTCAGCGAGGCCGGCGTACTGCGGCCCACAACCCGGACGCCGGTACTGGTCTGCCATCCCGAGGATCATCACTGGTTCAGCGGGATGCGCGTACTGCCCGACCTCACGCGCGTGTGGGTGCCCCCACAGGAGCCGGGACAGGACCCCGGCGACGATCTGCTGCTCCCCGGCGAGGACGGGGCACGGGTCCTGCGCGTCGAGACCGCCGAGAGCCTGCCGCGCGGGCTCGCCCTCCTCGACGCCCCCGACGTCGACTCCCTCATCGCCGACAACCGCGTCCTCGCCGCCGAACTGATCTGCGCCGCGGACATCTGGATCATGGTCACCACGGCCGCGCGATACGCCGACGCCGTCCCCTGGCACCTCCTGCGCACCGCCAAGGACTACCAGGCCTCCCTCGTCACCGTCCTCGACCGGGTGCCCCACCAGGTGGTGTCCGAGGTGTCCCGGCAGTACGGCGCCCTCCTCACCAAGGCGGGCCTCGGTGACGTACCGCGCTTCACCGTGCCCGAACTGCCCGAGTCCGCCTGGGGCGGTGGGCTTCTTCCGGCCACCGCGGTGGCGCCGCTGCGCGCCTGGCTCGCCCAGCAGGCGCAGGACCCGGCCAGCCGCCAACAGGCCATGGCCCGTACGGCGTACGGCGTCCTCGACTCCCTCAAGTCCCGCATGCCCGAGCTGGCCGGCGCCGCCGCCGCGCAGTACTCGGCCGCCCTACGGCTCACCGCGGCCGTCGACGGGGCCTACGACAGCGAGCACGCGCGCGTACGGGGGCGGTTGCAGGCCGGCGCAGTCCTCGCCGGGGATGCGCTGAAGCGGTGGCGTGCCTTCCCGCTGGACTGTTCAGCGGGCGAACTCCTCGACGCTCTGGTGGAGAGCCTCTGCGCGCTCCTGCTCTGCTCCGTCACCGCCGCCGACGAACGCGTCGACGACTCCTGGCGCCGCGAACCCGCTGCGGACGCCCCGGGCCTGACGGGCCGCGACCCGTCCCAGGAGAGCGTCGAACACCGCATCGGCATGGCCGTACGCCGGTGGCGGCGCGAGCTGGAGGAGTACGCAGAGGAGGAGCTGCGCGACCTCGACCGGAGCACCGCCACGGACGTCGAGGTGGTCGCCGCGCTCGTCGCCACCGCTCTGCTGGGCGGCCGACGCGCCCGGTCCGCGGGCGAGGGGCTCGCCGAACGTATCGGCGCCCACGGCGCCCTGCGACTGCGCGACCGGGGCGGACGGCTGCTTGTCGAACACCTGGACCGGGTCATGCACACCGAACGCGAGCGCCGTCTTGCCCCGCTCGACGCCCTTGACGTCCATCCGGAGCCCCAGGCCGAACTCATCGCCGCGCTGTCCGTACTGCAGAAGGAGAGGTGA
- a CDS encoding GNAT family N-acetyltransferase, whose protein sequence is MIDALVGQLPNLSPVHNFFWMEATSPSGAAAAGVRWLNAREEKETASLFDRFFPDSYAQPGRAGMRRWAGVVGEVDGSVGAKPLAVAADAWSAAGCGFMGGVVTHPGARGRGLARAVCGFVVDALVNQHGRAALMVLTGNAPAIATYERLGMAKRLFGAAHITAR, encoded by the coding sequence TTGATCGATGCGCTGGTTGGGCAGCTGCCCAACCTGTCGCCGGTCCACAACTTCTTCTGGATGGAGGCCACGTCCCCATCCGGTGCCGCCGCCGCAGGCGTGCGGTGGCTGAACGCCCGAGAGGAGAAGGAGACGGCCTCGCTGTTCGACCGCTTCTTCCCTGACTCCTACGCGCAGCCGGGACGCGCGGGCATGCGCCGCTGGGCGGGGGTCGTCGGCGAGGTGGACGGCAGCGTCGGGGCGAAGCCGCTGGCGGTGGCGGCGGACGCGTGGTCCGCGGCCGGGTGCGGGTTCATGGGCGGGGTGGTCACCCACCCCGGCGCCCGCGGGCGGGGTCTTGCGCGGGCCGTGTGCGGCTTCGTCGTGGACGCCCTCGTCAACCAGCACGGCCGCGCCGCGCTCATGGTGCTCACCGGTAACGCGCCGGCCATCGCCACGTATGAACGCCTCGGCATGGCCAAGCGCCTGTTCGGGGCGGCGCACATCACGGCCCGGTGA
- a CDS encoding phosphoketolase family protein: MPKVEHRNSTVLTDEELRTLDAHWRAANYLAVGQIYLLANPLLAEPLRPEHIKPRLLGHWGTSPGLNLVYTHLNRVIKARGLDALCVWGPGHGGPAVLAGSWLEGSYSETYPDVSRDAAGMDRLFRQFSFPGGVPSHVAPETPGSIHEGGELGYSLAHAYGAAFDNPDLLVACVIGDGEAETGPLAASWHSNKFLDPVHDGAVLPILHLNGYKIANPTVLSRLPESELDELLRGYGHEPIHVTSDDPHQVHRAMADAFDQALDRIAGLQRTAREDGSTERVHWPMIVLRTPKGWTGPAEVDGLPVEGTWRAHQVPLSGVRENPEHLRQLETWLRSYRPEELFDGDGRPSADVLACVPEGTRRLGATPYANGGLLARDLPMPSLDRFAVPVDKPGVTLHEPTRVLGDLLEQVMRDTSERRDFRLVGPDETASNRLEAVFDASGKAWQAQTLQVDEHLDRHGRVMEILSEHLCQGWLEGYLLTGRHGLFSCYEAFVHIVDSMVNQHIKWLKTSRELAWRAPIASLNYLLTSHVWRQDHNGFSHQDPGFIDHVLSKSPEVVRVYLPPDANTLLSVADHTLRSRDYVNVIVAGKQPCFDWLSMDEARAHCARGAGIWDWAGTESSEREPDVVLACAGDVPTLEILAASGLLRRHLPELSVRVVNVVDLARLLPREEHPHGMGEFEYDGLFTTDKPVIFAYHGYPWLIHRLSYRRTGHANLHVRGYKEMGTTTTPFDMVVRNDMDRYRLVMDVIDRVPGLGVRAAAVRQSMADARSRHHVWIREHGTDLPEVTDWTWA; encoded by the coding sequence GTGCCCAAGGTCGAACACCGGAACAGCACCGTACTTACCGACGAAGAGCTGCGCACTCTGGACGCGCACTGGCGGGCCGCCAACTATCTGGCCGTGGGCCAGATATATCTGCTGGCCAACCCATTGCTCGCCGAGCCTCTGAGGCCCGAGCACATCAAGCCGCGGCTGCTCGGTCACTGGGGCACCTCGCCCGGCCTCAACCTCGTGTACACGCACCTCAACCGGGTGATCAAGGCGCGAGGGCTCGACGCGCTGTGCGTGTGGGGGCCCGGTCACGGCGGGCCTGCCGTACTCGCGGGCTCCTGGCTGGAGGGCAGTTACAGCGAGACCTATCCGGACGTGAGCCGGGACGCGGCGGGGATGGACCGGCTGTTCCGGCAGTTCTCGTTCCCCGGCGGTGTGCCCAGTCATGTCGCGCCGGAGACGCCCGGCTCGATCCATGAGGGCGGCGAGCTCGGCTACTCGCTCGCGCACGCCTACGGCGCCGCCTTCGACAACCCGGACCTGCTGGTCGCCTGCGTGATCGGTGACGGTGAGGCGGAGACCGGGCCGCTCGCCGCGTCCTGGCACTCCAACAAGTTCCTCGACCCGGTGCACGACGGGGCGGTCCTGCCGATCCTGCACCTCAACGGCTACAAGATCGCCAACCCGACCGTGCTCTCCAGGCTCCCGGAGTCCGAACTCGACGAGCTGCTGCGCGGCTACGGACACGAGCCGATCCATGTCACCAGCGACGACCCGCACCAGGTCCACCGGGCCATGGCAGACGCCTTCGACCAGGCACTGGACCGCATCGCCGGGCTGCAACGGACCGCCCGCGAGGACGGCAGCACCGAGCGCGTGCACTGGCCCATGATCGTGCTGCGTACGCCGAAGGGCTGGACGGGCCCCGCCGAGGTCGACGGACTCCCGGTCGAGGGCACCTGGCGCGCGCACCAGGTCCCGCTGTCCGGCGTACGCGAAAACCCGGAGCACCTGCGGCAGTTGGAGACCTGGCTGCGCTCGTACCGGCCCGAGGAGTTGTTCGACGGCGACGGGCGGCCCAGCGCCGACGTCCTCGCCTGTGTGCCTGAGGGGACCCGTCGGCTGGGCGCCACCCCGTACGCCAACGGCGGTCTGCTCGCGCGTGACCTGCCGATGCCGTCCCTCGACCGTTTCGCCGTCCCCGTCGACAAGCCGGGCGTCACCCTGCACGAGCCCACCCGGGTCCTCGGCGATCTCCTCGAACAGGTCATGCGGGACACGTCGGAGCGGCGTGACTTCCGCCTCGTCGGCCCGGACGAGACCGCGTCCAACCGGCTCGAAGCCGTCTTCGACGCCAGCGGCAAGGCCTGGCAGGCGCAGACCCTTCAGGTGGACGAGCATCTGGACCGGCACGGCCGGGTGATGGAGATCCTCTCCGAACACCTCTGCCAGGGCTGGCTGGAGGGCTATCTCCTCACCGGCCGGCACGGGCTGTTCTCCTGCTACGAGGCGTTCGTGCACATCGTCGACTCGATGGTCAACCAGCACATCAAGTGGCTGAAGACATCCAGGGAGTTGGCGTGGCGAGCACCCATCGCCTCCCTCAACTACCTGCTGACGTCGCATGTCTGGCGTCAGGACCACAACGGCTTCTCGCACCAGGACCCCGGGTTCATCGACCACGTCCTGAGCAAGAGTCCCGAGGTCGTACGGGTCTATCTGCCGCCGGACGCCAACACCCTGCTGTCCGTGGCGGATCACACCCTGCGCAGCCGTGACTACGTCAACGTGATCGTCGCGGGCAAGCAGCCGTGTTTCGACTGGCTGTCCATGGACGAGGCCCGCGCGCACTGCGCCCGCGGCGCCGGGATCTGGGACTGGGCCGGCACCGAGAGCAGCGAGCGGGAACCCGACGTCGTTCTGGCCTGCGCGGGAGACGTGCCCACCTTGGAGATCCTGGCCGCCTCTGGTCTGCTGCGGCGCCATCTGCCGGAACTGTCCGTCCGGGTCGTCAACGTCGTCGACCTGGCCCGGCTGCTGCCGCGCGAGGAACACCCGCACGGAATGGGCGAGTTCGAGTACGACGGCCTGTTCACCACCGACAAGCCGGTGATCTTCGCCTACCACGGCTACCCCTGGCTGATCCACCGTCTCTCCTACCGCCGTACGGGCCACGCCAACCTGCACGTCCGCGGCTACAAGGAGATGGGGACGACGACCACTCCGTTCGACATGGTCGTCCGCAACGACATGGACCGCTACCGGCTGGTCATGGACGTCATCGACCGGGTGCCGGGGCTCGGCGTCCGCGCGGCCGCCGTACGGCAGTCGATGGCCGACGCCCGCAGCCGCCACCACGTCTGGATCCGCGAGCACGGCACCGACCTGCCCGAGGTCACCGACTGGACCTGGGCCTGA